The Saccharopolyspora gloriosae genome has a segment encoding these proteins:
- a CDS encoding amino acid permease, translated as MIAIGGAIGTGLFLGAGGRLVQAGPALAIAYAVCGLFAFFVVRSLGELILYRPSSGAFVSYAREFMGEKGAYTAGWMHFLNWSTTGIADITAIALYAHFWAMFSPIPQWVLALIALAIVLALNMVSVRLFGEMEFWFAIVKVGALVVFMLVGIYLIVTGHAIDGHQAGFSVISDNGGVFPAGIVPVVLIMQGVVFAYASVELVGVAAGETENPEKIMPKAINSIMWRIGIFYVGSVALLTMLMPWSSYKDGESPFVTVLANLGVPYAGDVMNLVVLTAAMSSLNSGLYSTGRILRSMSLAGSAPKFTGAMNRSQVPYGGILLTAAVCVVGVALNAVVPEQAFEIVLNFASIGILATWAIIVLSHLLFVRKAGRGEVERPNYRLPFSPYIEYVTLAFLASVVVLMGFDEVGQITLISLPVILIALVIGWYCVRGRIDMSAMERE; from the coding sequence ATGATCGCCATCGGCGGCGCGATCGGCACCGGGCTCTTCCTCGGTGCGGGCGGCAGGCTCGTGCAGGCCGGACCGGCCCTCGCCATCGCCTACGCGGTGTGCGGGCTGTTCGCGTTCTTCGTGGTGCGCTCGCTCGGTGAGCTCATCCTCTACCGCCCCTCCTCCGGCGCGTTCGTGTCCTACGCGCGGGAATTCATGGGCGAGAAGGGCGCTTACACCGCCGGGTGGATGCACTTCCTGAACTGGTCCACCACCGGCATCGCCGACATCACCGCCATCGCGCTGTACGCGCACTTCTGGGCGATGTTCTCGCCGATCCCGCAGTGGGTGCTGGCGCTGATCGCACTGGCGATCGTGCTCGCGCTGAACATGGTCTCGGTGCGGCTGTTCGGCGAGATGGAGTTCTGGTTCGCCATCGTCAAGGTCGGCGCGCTGGTCGTGTTCATGCTCGTCGGGATCTACCTGATCGTCACCGGTCACGCCATCGACGGCCATCAGGCCGGCTTCTCGGTCATCTCCGACAACGGCGGCGTGTTCCCGGCCGGGATCGTGCCGGTCGTGCTGATCATGCAGGGCGTCGTGTTCGCCTACGCCTCGGTCGAGCTCGTCGGCGTCGCCGCCGGTGAGACCGAGAACCCCGAGAAGATCATGCCGAAGGCGATCAACTCGATCATGTGGCGGATCGGGATCTTCTACGTCGGCTCCGTCGCGCTGCTGACGATGCTGATGCCGTGGAGCTCCTACAAGGACGGCGAGAGCCCGTTCGTCACGGTGCTGGCCAACCTGGGCGTCCCGTACGCCGGTGACGTGATGAACCTCGTGGTGCTCACCGCCGCCATGTCCAGCCTCAACTCGGGGCTGTACTCCACCGGCCGCATCCTGCGCTCCATGTCGCTGGCCGGATCGGCGCCGAAGTTCACCGGTGCGATGAACAGGAGCCAGGTGCCCTACGGCGGCATCCTGCTCACCGCGGCCGTCTGCGTCGTCGGCGTCGCGCTCAACGCGGTGGTGCCGGAGCAGGCGTTCGAGATCGTGCTGAACTTCGCCTCGATCGGCATCCTCGCCACCTGGGCCATCATCGTGCTCAGCCACCTGCTGTTCGTGCGCAAGGCCGGCCGCGGCGAGGTCGAGCGTCCGAACTACCGGCTTCCGTTCTCCCCGTACATCGAGTACGTCACGCTGGCCTTCCTGGCTTCCGTGGTCGTCCTGATGGGCTTCGACGAGGTCGGGCAGATCACCCTGATCTCGCTGCCGGTGATCCTGATCGCGCTGGTCATCGGCTGGTACTGCGTCCGAGGGCGGATCGACATGTCCGCGATGGAACGCGAGTAG
- a CDS encoding TIGR03564 family F420-dependent LLM class oxidoreductase, translating to MELGVSLSTFAANSENVIDEAVRLAAQAADAGIDSVWFGQMLSYDAISVSATVGREVPGVRVGPSVVPIYPRHPQLLASAAKTAQAATGGRFRLGVGLGAKNMLEPAYGVPYPPPIKHLREYLGALRPLLDGRDDPFEGDTLVSRPSMPTAVPGAEAHIPVIVAAMGPQALRATGELADGTLPFLAGPKAIAEHIAPQINEAAQRAGRSAPQIVAAIPAVVTDDVDEARSRAQQQMSFYDAIPSYQRVIEQSGAEKAADLLLAGDEDTVAAGIREYAEAGATAVTLTQTDLTGDQDRLRTWQLLGTLKTANP from the coding sequence ATGGAGCTAGGGGTATCGCTGTCCACGTTCGCGGCCAACTCGGAGAACGTCATCGACGAGGCCGTGCGGCTCGCCGCGCAAGCAGCGGACGCCGGGATCGACTCGGTGTGGTTCGGGCAGATGCTCAGCTACGACGCGATCTCGGTGAGCGCCACGGTGGGCCGGGAGGTGCCCGGAGTCCGCGTCGGGCCTTCGGTCGTGCCCATTTACCCGCGTCATCCGCAGCTGCTGGCGTCCGCCGCGAAAACGGCGCAGGCCGCGACCGGTGGCCGGTTCCGGCTCGGCGTCGGACTCGGCGCGAAGAACATGCTGGAACCCGCGTACGGCGTGCCCTATCCGCCGCCGATCAAGCACCTCCGCGAATACCTGGGCGCGCTGCGGCCGTTGCTCGACGGCCGTGACGATCCGTTCGAGGGCGACACGCTGGTCTCCCGCCCCTCGATGCCGACGGCGGTGCCGGGCGCTGAGGCGCACATCCCGGTGATCGTCGCCGCGATGGGTCCGCAAGCGCTGCGGGCCACCGGTGAACTCGCGGACGGCACCCTGCCCTTCCTCGCCGGTCCGAAGGCCATCGCAGAACACATCGCCCCGCAGATCAACGAGGCCGCGCAGCGGGCGGGACGGTCCGCCCCGCAGATCGTCGCCGCGATCCCCGCCGTCGTCACCGACGACGTTGACGAGGCGCGTTCCCGCGCGCAGCAACAGATGAGCTTCTACGACGCCATTCCGTCCTACCAGCGAGTGATCGAGCAATCCGGCGCGGAGAAGGCCGCCGACCTGCTGCTCGCCGGAGACGAGGACACCGTGGCCGCCGGAATCCGCGAGTACGCCGAGGCGGGAGCGACAGCTGTCACCCTCACCCAAACCGACCTCACCGGCGACCAGGACCGCCTCCGAACCTGGCAACTGCTCGGAACGCTGAAGACGGCGAACCCGTGA
- the pyrF gene encoding orotidine-5'-phosphate decarboxylase, protein MTVTVRAGFGRRLADSIAARGALCVGIDPHPALLNAWGLEESPAALERFAMTAVEALAGEVAVLKPQSAFFEVYGSAGVAVLEKVVAASREAGALVLLDVKRGDIGSTMTAYANAYLDEHSPLAADALTVSPYLGFGSLAPALGIAEQTGRGVFVLARTSNPEGAALQRSRAEDGRTVGQSIVDAAAENNAGADPYGYVGVVAGATIKPGELDFSRLNGPILAPGLGAQGATVQSLRATFGAALPSVLPATARDVLRHGPSVGDLRSAGRRVRDELGALLEA, encoded by the coding sequence GTGACGGTGACGGTCCGGGCCGGTTTCGGGCGGCGACTGGCCGATTCGATCGCCGCGCGCGGTGCGCTGTGCGTGGGCATCGACCCGCATCCGGCGCTGCTCAACGCGTGGGGCTTGGAGGAGAGCCCCGCCGCGTTGGAGCGGTTCGCGATGACGGCGGTGGAGGCGCTGGCCGGTGAGGTCGCGGTGCTCAAGCCGCAGTCGGCGTTCTTCGAGGTGTACGGCTCGGCGGGCGTGGCGGTGCTGGAGAAGGTCGTCGCCGCGTCCCGCGAGGCCGGGGCGCTGGTGCTGCTGGACGTGAAGCGCGGCGACATCGGATCGACGATGACGGCGTACGCGAACGCCTACCTCGACGAGCATTCGCCGCTGGCTGCGGACGCGCTGACGGTGTCGCCGTACCTCGGTTTCGGGTCGCTGGCACCGGCTTTGGGCATCGCGGAGCAGACCGGGCGCGGCGTGTTCGTGCTGGCCCGCACGTCGAACCCGGAGGGTGCGGCGTTGCAGCGATCGAGGGCCGAGGACGGCCGCACCGTCGGACAGTCCATTGTGGACGCGGCGGCGGAGAACAACGCCGGGGCGGACCCGTACGGCTACGTCGGTGTGGTCGCCGGGGCCACGATCAAGCCGGGCGAACTGGACTTCTCCCGCCTGAACGGTCCGATCCTGGCCCCCGGCCTGGGAGCTCAGGGAGCGACGGTGCAGAGCCTCCGAGCGACGTTCGGCGCGGCCCTGCCCTCGGTCCTGCCTGCCACGGCCCGCGACGTCCTCCGCCACGGCCCGTCGGTGGGAGACCTGCGTTCGGCGGGGCGCCGCGTGCGCGACGAGCTGGGCGCCTTGCTGGAGGCATGA
- the carB gene encoding carbamoyl-phosphate synthase large subunit, with translation MSKRTDIKHVMVIGSGPIVIGQACEFDYSGTQACRVLREEGLRVSLVNSNPATIMTDPEFADATYVEPITPEFVEKVIEAERPDALLATLGGQTALNTAMALDERGVLKKYGVELIGADIEAIERGEDRQRFKDIVRSIGGDAPESAVCKSMDEVRDFVAEHSLPVVIRPSFTMGGLGSGMAHTTEDLERMATLGLTESPVHEVLIEESVLGWKEYELELMRDHADNVVVICSIENIDPMGVHTGDSVTVAPAMTLTDREYQHMRNVGIDVLREVGVETGGCNIQFAIHPETGRMVVIEMNPRVSRSSALASKATGFPIAKIAAKLAIGYTLDEIRNDITGETPASFEPTLDYVVVKVPRFAFEKFPGADPALTTTMKSVGEAMSLGRSFQEALGKALRSMETSRIGFWTKDDPAGATLESTLDELRTAHDGRLYGVERALRLGASVAQVHEASGIDPWFVDQIAALVELRAELSAAPVLDADLLRLAKRSGLSDRQIAALRPELSDEDGVRSLRHRLGVRPVYKTVDTCAAEFAARTPYHYSAYELDPGAESEVTEQRDRPKVLILGSGPNRIGQGIEFDYSCVHAATSLRDAGFETVMVNCNPETVSTDYDTADRLYFEPLTFEDVLEVVEAERASGEVAGVIVQLGGQTPLGLAQRLADAGVPIVGTPPEAIHLAEERGAFGDVLRKAGLPAPKYGMATSFDAARRIADEIGYPVLVRPSYVLGGRGMEIVYDEASLESYIARATEVTPEHPVLVDNFLDDAIEIDVDALCDGTDVYLGGVMEHIEEAGIHSGDSACALPPITLGRQDIEKVRESTKAIAHGIGVLGLLNVQYALKDDVLYVLEANPRASRTVPFVSKATAAPLAKAASRIMLGASIADLRGEGLLPATGDGADLPMDAPVAVKEAVLPFHRFRTPEGHGVDSLLGPEMKSTGEVMGIDVSFGQAFAKSQTASYGSLPTSGTVFVSVANKDKRSMVFPVKRLADLGFEILATAGTTDVLRRNGIPAKEVRKHNEKGEDRDVIDLIRAGEIDMVVNTPYGNPGPRVDGYEIRTAAVSRDIPCITTVQGAAAAVQGIEAAIRGSIGVRPLQALQAALRKGGE, from the coding sequence ATGTCCAAGCGCACTGATATCAAGCACGTCATGGTGATCGGTTCCGGGCCGATCGTCATCGGGCAGGCCTGCGAGTTCGACTACTCCGGTACGCAGGCGTGCCGGGTGTTGCGGGAGGAGGGGCTGCGGGTCAGCCTCGTCAACTCCAACCCGGCGACGATCATGACGGACCCGGAGTTCGCCGACGCCACCTACGTCGAGCCGATCACCCCGGAGTTCGTGGAGAAGGTCATCGAGGCCGAGCGCCCCGACGCCCTGCTGGCCACGCTCGGCGGGCAGACCGCGCTGAACACGGCGATGGCACTCGACGAGCGCGGCGTGCTCAAGAAGTACGGCGTGGAGCTCATCGGCGCCGACATCGAAGCCATCGAGCGCGGTGAGGACCGGCAGCGGTTCAAGGACATCGTGCGTTCCATCGGCGGCGACGCGCCGGAGAGCGCCGTGTGCAAGTCGATGGACGAGGTGCGCGACTTCGTCGCCGAGCACAGCCTGCCGGTGGTCATCCGCCCCAGCTTCACCATGGGCGGCCTGGGTTCCGGCATGGCGCACACCACCGAGGACTTGGAGCGGATGGCCACGCTGGGCCTGACGGAGTCCCCGGTGCACGAGGTGCTCATCGAGGAGAGCGTGCTCGGCTGGAAGGAGTACGAGCTCGAATTGATGCGCGACCACGCGGACAACGTGGTCGTGATCTGCTCCATCGAGAACATCGACCCGATGGGCGTGCACACCGGTGATTCGGTGACGGTGGCCCCGGCCATGACGCTGACCGACCGCGAGTACCAGCACATGCGCAACGTCGGCATCGACGTGCTGCGCGAGGTGGGCGTGGAGACCGGCGGCTGCAACATCCAGTTCGCGATCCACCCGGAGACCGGGCGCATGGTCGTGATCGAGATGAACCCGCGGGTGTCCCGGTCCTCGGCGCTGGCCTCGAAGGCGACGGGTTTCCCGATCGCCAAGATCGCGGCGAAGCTGGCCATCGGCTACACGCTCGACGAGATCCGCAACGACATCACCGGCGAGACCCCGGCGAGCTTCGAGCCGACGCTGGACTACGTGGTGGTGAAGGTGCCGCGGTTCGCCTTCGAGAAGTTCCCCGGTGCGGACCCGGCACTGACGACGACGATGAAGAGCGTCGGCGAGGCGATGTCGCTGGGCCGCAGTTTCCAGGAGGCGCTGGGCAAGGCGCTGCGCTCGATGGAGACTTCCCGGATCGGCTTCTGGACGAAGGACGACCCGGCGGGCGCCACGCTGGAGTCCACTCTGGACGAACTGCGCACCGCGCACGACGGCAGGCTCTACGGCGTGGAGCGCGCGCTGCGGCTGGGCGCGAGCGTGGCGCAGGTGCACGAGGCCTCGGGCATCGACCCGTGGTTCGTGGACCAGATCGCCGCGCTGGTGGAGCTGCGTGCGGAGCTCTCGGCGGCGCCGGTGCTGGACGCGGATCTGCTGCGGCTGGCGAAGCGCTCCGGCTTGTCGGACCGCCAGATCGCCGCGCTGCGCCCGGAACTGTCCGATGAGGACGGTGTGCGTTCGTTGCGGCACCGCCTGGGCGTGCGGCCGGTGTACAAGACGGTGGACACCTGCGCGGCCGAGTTCGCGGCCCGCACGCCGTACCACTACTCGGCTTACGAGCTGGATCCCGGCGCGGAGTCGGAGGTCACCGAGCAGCGCGACCGCCCCAAGGTGCTCATCCTGGGTTCGGGGCCGAACCGCATCGGCCAGGGCATCGAGTTCGACTACTCCTGCGTACACGCCGCCACGTCGCTGCGCGACGCCGGGTTCGAGACCGTGATGGTCAACTGCAACCCGGAGACGGTGTCCACGGACTACGACACGGCGGACCGGCTGTACTTCGAGCCGCTGACGTTCGAGGACGTGCTGGAGGTCGTCGAAGCGGAGCGCGCTTCCGGTGAGGTCGCGGGCGTGATCGTGCAGCTCGGCGGCCAGACGCCGCTGGGCTTGGCGCAGCGCTTGGCCGACGCCGGGGTGCCGATCGTGGGCACCCCGCCGGAGGCGATCCACCTAGCCGAGGAGCGCGGCGCGTTCGGCGACGTGCTGCGCAAGGCGGGTCTGCCCGCGCCGAAGTACGGCATGGCGACGTCGTTCGACGCGGCGAGGCGCATCGCCGACGAGATCGGCTATCCGGTGCTGGTGCGCCCGTCGTACGTGCTCGGCGGCCGCGGCATGGAAATTGTCTACGACGAGGCGTCGCTGGAGAGCTACATCGCCCGCGCGACCGAGGTCACTCCCGAGCACCCGGTGCTGGTGGACAACTTCCTCGACGACGCCATCGAGATCGACGTGGACGCCCTGTGCGACGGCACCGACGTGTACTTGGGCGGCGTGATGGAGCACATCGAGGAGGCCGGCATCCACTCCGGCGACTCGGCGTGCGCGTTGCCGCCGATCACGTTGGGGCGCCAGGACATCGAGAAGGTGCGCGAGTCCACGAAGGCCATCGCGCACGGCATCGGCGTTCTCGGTCTGCTCAACGTGCAGTACGCGTTGAAGGACGACGTGCTCTACGTGCTGGAGGCGAACCCGCGGGCGTCGCGCACGGTGCCGTTCGTGTCGAAGGCGACGGCGGCTCCGCTGGCCAAGGCCGCGTCCCGCATCATGCTGGGCGCGAGCATCGCCGACCTGCGCGGCGAGGGCCTGCTGCCCGCGACGGGCGACGGCGCGGACCTGCCGATGGACGCCCCGGTCGCGGTGAAGGAGGCGGTCCTGCCGTTCCACCGCTTCCGCACTCCGGAGGGCCACGGCGTGGACTCGTTGCTGGGGCCGGAGATGAAGTCGACCGGTGAGGTGATGGGCATCGACGTCTCCTTCGGGCAGGCGTTCGCGAAGTCCCAGACCGCCTCCTACGGTTCGCTGCCGACTTCGGGCACCGTGTTCGTGTCGGTGGCGAACAAGGACAAGCGCTCCATGGTGTTCCCGGTGAAGCGCCTCGCCGACCTCGGATTCGAGATCCTCGCGACCGCCGGAACCACGGATGTGCTGCGGCGCAACGGGATTCCGGCGAAGGAGGTCCGCAAGCACAACGAGAAGGGCGAGGACCGCGACGTCATCGACCTGATCCGCGCCGGTGAGATCGACATGGTCGTGAACACCCCGTACGGCAACCCCGGCCCGCGCGTCGACGGCTACGAGATCCGCACGGCCGCCGTGTCCCGCGACATCCCGTGCATCACCACGGTGCAGGGCGCCGCGGCCGCGGTGCAGGGCATCGAGGCGGCGATCCGCGGCAGCATCGGCGTGCGGCCGCTGCAGGCGTTGCAGGCCGCGCTGCGCAAGGGCGGTGAGTGA
- the carA gene encoding glutamine-hydrolyzing carbamoyl-phosphate synthase small subunit, translating into MTAHTPAALVLEDGRIFRGAAYGQEGRTFGEAVFSTGMTGYQETLTDPSYHRQIVVQTAPQIGNTGWNDEDDESQRIWVSGYAVRDPARVPSNWRSRRSLDEELKRQGVVSIAGLDTRTVTRHLRERGAMRAGIFSGSAVGSDEELVAQVAASEQMAGADLAGDVTTDKTYVVEAQGEKKFTVAALDLGIKSNTPRMMAQRGIEVHVLPLSSTVDDLLAVKPDGVFLSNGPGDPATADHAVELTREILGRKLPLFGICFGNQLLGRALGRGTYKMRYGHRGINIPVIDVDTGKVAITAQNHGFAVAGEAGERFDTDFGAAKISHYCPNDGTVEGLRLLDGPAFSVQYHPEAAAGPHDAAPLFDEFTSMMSEAR; encoded by the coding sequence ATGACCGCGCACACCCCGGCGGCATTGGTGCTCGAGGACGGCCGGATCTTCCGCGGCGCCGCCTACGGCCAGGAGGGCCGCACGTTCGGCGAGGCGGTGTTCTCCACCGGCATGACCGGCTACCAGGAGACGTTGACCGACCCGTCGTACCACCGCCAGATCGTGGTGCAGACCGCTCCGCAGATCGGCAACACCGGCTGGAACGACGAGGACGACGAGTCGCAGCGCATCTGGGTCTCGGGCTACGCCGTGCGCGATCCCGCGCGGGTCCCGTCGAACTGGCGCTCGCGCCGTTCGCTGGACGAGGAGCTCAAGCGGCAGGGCGTCGTGAGCATCGCGGGCCTGGACACCCGGACCGTGACGCGGCACCTGCGGGAGCGCGGCGCGATGCGCGCCGGGATCTTCTCGGGTTCCGCGGTGGGTTCGGACGAGGAGCTGGTGGCTCAGGTCGCGGCCTCGGAGCAGATGGCGGGCGCCGACCTGGCCGGTGACGTGACCACGGACAAGACCTACGTCGTCGAGGCGCAGGGCGAGAAGAAGTTCACCGTGGCGGCCCTGGACCTGGGCATCAAGTCGAACACGCCGCGGATGATGGCTCAGCGCGGCATCGAGGTGCACGTGCTCCCGCTTTCGTCCACTGTGGACGACCTGCTGGCGGTCAAGCCGGACGGGGTGTTCCTGTCCAACGGTCCCGGCGACCCGGCGACCGCCGACCACGCCGTGGAGCTCACCCGCGAGATCCTGGGCCGCAAGCTCCCGCTGTTCGGGATCTGCTTCGGCAACCAGTTGCTGGGCCGCGCGCTCGGCCGCGGGACCTACAAGATGCGCTACGGGCACCGGGGCATCAACATCCCGGTGATCGACGTGGACACCGGCAAGGTCGCGATCACCGCCCAGAACCACGGTTTCGCCGTGGCGGGCGAGGCGGGGGAGCGGTTCGACACCGACTTCGGCGCCGCGAAGATCAGCCACTACTGCCCGAACGACGGCACCGTCGAAGGCCTGCGCCTGCTCGACGGCCCCGCGTTCAGCGTCCAGTACCACCCGGAGGCCGCGGCCGGTCCGCACGACGCCGCGCCCTTGTTCGACGAGTTCACCAGCATGATGAGCGAGGCCCGCTGA
- a CDS encoding transporter, whose translation MERTLWVLALLLLLALVYFGMRRGWLNRKRRQTAELAEFPVAPEGVAERPELLADASGFYVGSTRAEDWQDRIAVGDIGHRANAVARLRAEGLLLERTGASPLWIPAESVVDARVDHKLANKVVPGAGMLVVTWRLGDQDIDTGFRADDKSAQDEWAGAVRALAPAAGRDDMEGQA comes from the coding sequence ATGGAACGGACGTTGTGGGTGCTGGCGCTGCTGTTGCTGCTGGCACTGGTGTACTTCGGGATGCGGCGCGGCTGGCTGAACCGCAAGCGGCGCCAGACCGCGGAGCTCGCCGAGTTCCCGGTGGCGCCTGAGGGCGTGGCCGAGCGGCCCGAGCTGCTGGCCGACGCGAGCGGGTTCTACGTGGGCAGCACGCGGGCCGAGGATTGGCAGGACCGGATCGCGGTCGGCGACATCGGGCACCGCGCGAACGCGGTGGCGCGGCTGCGTGCCGAGGGCCTGCTGCTGGAGCGGACCGGCGCGAGTCCGCTGTGGATCCCGGCGGAGTCCGTGGTGGACGCCCGGGTGGATCACAAGCTGGCGAACAAGGTCGTTCCCGGCGCGGGAATGCTCGTGGTGACCTGGCGGCTGGGGGACCAGGACATCGACACGGGTTTCCGCGCGGATGACAAGTCCGCTCAGGACGAGTGGGCGGGTGCGGTGCGGGCATTGGCGCCTGCCGCAGGACGTGACGACATGGAGGGACAGGCATGA
- a CDS encoding dihydroorotase: MSRVLIKEVRPYGDGAPVDVLVDGELIAEIGADLTADADEVVHAGGGVLLPGFVDLHTHLREPGREDTETVETGSVAAALGGYTAVFAMANTDPVADNAVIVEHVWRRGLEIGLVDVHPVGAVTVGLGGEQLAELGTMARSAAGVRVFSDDGKCVHDPLVMRRALEYAKALGVVVAQHAEEPRLTVGAQAHEGANAARLGLAGWPAPAEESIVARDCLLAGHTGGTLHVCHVSTAGTAEILRWWKSRGASGGTVSAEVTPHHLLLTDELLSTYDPVNKVNPPLRTDEDVRALRAALADGTVDCVATDHAPHASQDKDCEWSAAKPGMLGLQTALGVVARTMVEPGLLDWRGVARVLSERPAEIAGLADQGRPIAVGEPANLAVVAPGDRWTVRGAELASISANTPFEGMELPGRVLATVLRGRITAHEGEVRR, translated from the coding sequence ATGAGCCGGGTGCTGATCAAGGAAGTCCGTCCTTACGGCGATGGTGCGCCGGTGGACGTGCTGGTCGACGGCGAGCTGATCGCGGAGATCGGCGCGGACCTGACCGCCGACGCCGACGAGGTCGTGCACGCCGGAGGCGGCGTGCTGCTGCCGGGTTTCGTGGACCTGCACACGCATCTGCGGGAGCCGGGCCGCGAGGACACCGAGACGGTGGAGACCGGTTCGGTGGCGGCCGCGCTGGGCGGCTACACGGCGGTGTTCGCGATGGCCAACACCGATCCGGTCGCGGACAACGCGGTGATCGTGGAGCACGTGTGGCGCCGGGGCTTGGAGATCGGCCTGGTCGACGTGCACCCGGTGGGCGCGGTGACCGTCGGGTTGGGCGGTGAGCAGCTCGCGGAGCTGGGCACGATGGCGCGCTCGGCGGCCGGGGTGCGGGTGTTCTCCGACGACGGCAAGTGCGTGCACGATCCGCTGGTGATGCGTCGCGCGCTGGAGTACGCGAAGGCGCTGGGCGTGGTGGTGGCCCAGCACGCGGAGGAGCCGCGGCTCACGGTCGGCGCGCAGGCCCACGAGGGCGCGAACGCGGCCCGGCTGGGCTTGGCGGGCTGGCCCGCTCCGGCGGAGGAGTCGATCGTGGCGCGGGACTGCCTGCTGGCCGGGCACACCGGCGGCACGCTGCACGTCTGCCACGTTTCGACGGCGGGCACCGCGGAGATCCTGCGTTGGTGGAAGTCGCGCGGAGCTTCGGGTGGCACGGTGTCGGCGGAGGTCACGCCGCACCACTTGCTGCTGACCGACGAGCTGCTGTCGACCTACGACCCGGTGAACAAGGTGAACCCGCCGCTGCGCACCGATGAGGACGTGCGGGCGCTGCGGGCGGCGCTGGCCGACGGGACGGTCGACTGCGTGGCCACCGACCACGCCCCGCACGCTTCGCAGGACAAGGATTGCGAGTGGTCGGCGGCGAAGCCGGGAATGCTCGGTCTCCAGACGGCGCTGGGCGTGGTGGCGCGCACGATGGTCGAGCCGGGCCTGCTGGATTGGCGCGGTGTGGCGCGGGTGCTCAGCGAGCGGCCCGCCGAGATCGCGGGGCTGGCCGACCAGGGCCGCCCGATCGCGGTGGGCGAGCCGGCGAACCTGGCCGTGGTGGCCCCCGGCGACCGCTGGACGGTGCGGGGTGCGGAACTGGCGAGCATCTCGGCGAACACCCCGTTCGAGGGCATGGAGTTGCCGGGCCGGGTGCTGGCGACGGTGTTGCGCGGCCGGATCACCGCGCACGAGGGTGAGGTGCGGCGCTGA
- a CDS encoding aspartate carbamoyltransferase catalytic subunit has translation MRHLLSTEGLDAATATTVLDTADTLKQTLLGREVRKLPTLRGRTVMTMFYENSTRTRVSFEVAGKWMSADVINVSASASSVGKGESLRDTALTLAAAGADCVIVRHPASGAAHRLAGWLDEAGTQVVNAGDGMHEHPTQALLDAATLRERLGELAGRRIAVVGDLLHSRVARSNVHLLRTLGVDVVLVAPPTLVPHGIEHWGAEVVHELDPVLPGLDAVMLLRVQAERMHGGFFPSAREYSIAYGLNEKRLAKLPEHAVVLHPGPMLRGMEIAPAVADSPRAAITEQVRNGVHVRMAVLYHLLAGEEIAA, from the coding sequence ATGCGGCATCTGCTCTCCACCGAAGGACTGGACGCGGCGACCGCGACGACGGTGCTGGACACCGCGGACACGCTCAAGCAGACCCTGCTGGGGCGTGAGGTGCGCAAGTTGCCGACGTTGCGCGGGCGCACCGTGATGACGATGTTCTACGAGAACTCCACCCGTACCAGGGTGTCGTTCGAGGTCGCGGGCAAGTGGATGAGCGCCGACGTGATCAACGTGTCGGCTTCGGCGTCCTCGGTCGGCAAGGGCGAGTCGCTGCGGGACACCGCGCTGACCTTGGCGGCCGCCGGCGCGGACTGCGTGATCGTGCGGCACCCGGCTTCGGGCGCGGCGCATCGGCTGGCCGGTTGGCTGGACGAGGCGGGCACCCAGGTCGTGAACGCGGGCGACGGGATGCACGAGCACCCGACGCAGGCCCTGCTGGACGCGGCGACGCTGCGGGAGCGGCTCGGCGAGCTCGCGGGCCGCCGCATCGCGGTCGTCGGCGACCTGCTGCACAGCCGGGTGGCCCGCTCCAACGTGCACCTGCTGCGCACCCTCGGCGTCGACGTGGTGCTGGTGGCGCCGCCGACGCTGGTGCCGCACGGCATCGAGCACTGGGGCGCGGAGGTCGTGCACGAGCTGGATCCGGTGCTGCCCGGCCTGGACGCGGTGATGTTGCTGCGGGTGCAGGCGGAGCGGATGCACGGCGGATTCTTCCCGTCGGCCCGCGAGTACTCGATCGCCTACGGCCTCAACGAGAAGCGGCTCGCGAAGCTGCCGGAGCACGCCGTGGTGCTGCACCCCGGCCCGATGCTGCGCGGCATGGAGATCGCTCCGGCGGTGGCGGATTCGCCGCGCGCCGCGATCACCGAGCAGGTCCGCAACGGGGTCCACGTGCGCATGGCGGTGCTCTACCACCTGCTGGCCGGAGAGGAGATCGCGGCATGA